CACCGGAGGCAAGCGTCGGCGCCTGCCCGGCGTACACCATCACGCGGCTCTGCAGCGCCGGGACCGTGCCGAAGCCGAGCGTGCCCATGAGGAAGAGGGCGACGATGGTGGCGGGCTGGGAGCCCGCGACGAGCCCGAACCCGGCGAGTACGACGATGAGTGCTGCGACCACGCCGACGAGTGTTCCGTCGATGGAGCGATCCGCGAGGCGACCGCCGATCCAGTTGCCGACGACCAGTCCGGCGCCGAACAGCACGAGCAGCCACGGGACGGTGGACGAGGCGAAGCCGGTGACCTCGGTGAGCGTGTAGGCGATGTAGGTGAACGCGCCGAACATGCCGCCGTAGGCGAGGACCGTGATGGCGAGGGAGAACCAGACCTGGCTGGAGCGGAAGGCTCCGAGCTCGCGACGCAGGCTGACCTCGTCGGTGCCATTCCCGGCGCCGTTCCCGGCGCCGTTCCCGGGGTCCGTCGTGAGGTCGGGGACGAGGGCCGCGATGCCGATCAGGGCGATGACACCGATGCCGGCGATCGCCCAGAAGGTGGCCTGCCAGCCGGCCTGCTGGCCGAGGAACGTGCCGAACGGGACGCCCAGGACGTTGGCGGCGGTGAGGCCGGTGAACATGATCGCGACCGCACCGGCCTTCTTCTCCGGTGCGACGAGGCTTGAGGCGACGACGGCACCGATGCCGAAGAAGGCACCGTGGCACAGCGCCGCGACGATGCGGCCGGTCATGGCAATGCTGTACGTCGGCGCCGCAGCGGTGATGACGTTGCCGATGATGAAGAGCACGACGAGGCCGAGCAGGACCTTCTTGCGGTCCAGGCGGGTGGTGGCCGCGGTGAGGACCAGGGCGCCGACGACGACGCTGAGGGCGTAGCCGGAGATCAGCCATCCGGCGGCGGACTCGGAGACGCCGTAGTCAGCGGCGACCTCCGGCAGCAGGCCCATGATGACGAACTCGGTGAGCCCGATGCCGAAGCTCCCGAGTGCGAGAGCGATCAGACCGAGGGGCATGGGGTTTCTCCTCTGGATGTGAGAGAGTAGTTGCACACGCGGGATGTTGCGCGATGGAACTTATCGTTGCACACGCAAGTATCCCGCGCAAGCAAAGATCTGGTTTTTGGCTGAGGAGACGGCGGATGGGCATCACGGATGAGGCACTCGAGGTCCGCGCCCAGGGCTGGCGCACCCTTGCCGCACTGCACGGCCTGATCGAGGCCGAGCTCGAGCGCGCGCTCGCGGGTGCGGCCGGGCTGTCGGTCGTCGAGTACACCGTGATCGACGCGCTCAGCCGCCAGGACGGCTGGCACATGCGCATGCAGCAGCTGGCCCGGGCTGCCGCCCTCTCCCCCAGCGCAACGACACGCCTGGTGACCCGCCTCGAGGACCGGGGACTGCTCACCCGCATCCTGTGCGCCGACGACCGGCGCGGCATCTACACCGAGCTCACCCCGGCCGGCCGCAAGCTCTATCGCACGGCGCGGCCCATCCACGACGCCGCCCTGGCAGGCGCGCTCGAGCTCGCCGACGAGCAGCCCGAGCTGGCTCCCGTGGTCCATGCATTAGGCGGAGTCGCCTTTCCCGCTTGACCGTCG
This genomic interval from Nocardioides cavernaquae contains the following:
- a CDS encoding MFS transporter is translated as MPLGLIALALGSFGIGLTEFVIMGLLPEVAADYGVSESAAGWLISGYALSVVVGALVLTAATTRLDRKKVLLGLVVLFIIGNVITAAAPTYSIAMTGRIVAALCHGAFFGIGAVVASSLVAPEKKAGAVAIMFTGLTAANVLGVPFGTFLGQQAGWQATFWAIAGIGVIALIGIAALVPDLTTDPGNGAGNGAGNGTDEVSLRRELGAFRSSQVWFSLAITVLAYGGMFGAFTYIAYTLTEVTGFASSTVPWLLVLFGAGLVVGNWIGGRLADRSIDGTLVGVVAALIVVLAGFGLVAGSQPATIVALFLMGTLGFGTVPALQSRVMVYAGQAPTLASGANIGAFNAGNALGAWAGGVGISTGLGYTSPIWIGAGITAVGLVVLLIARTAATSTLPTVTAAPAQASADV
- a CDS encoding MarR family winged helix-turn-helix transcriptional regulator, which gives rise to MGITDEALEVRAQGWRTLAALHGLIEAELERALAGAAGLSVVEYTVIDALSRQDGWHMRMQQLARAAALSPSATTRLVTRLEDRGLLTRILCADDRRGIYTELTPAGRKLYRTARPIHDAALAGALELADEQPELAPVVHALGGVAFPA